The proteins below are encoded in one region of Nitrospira lenta:
- a CDS encoding phenylalanine--tRNA ligase subunit alpha: MNTSALIDSLHPLEIRVIIALGSRPADTVLETESLAAAAELEPSQLSMAIEWLLAKSLLVVHAETVTPIVSLTKVGEQYVSGASPIERVFSAAREVTSTGKRLTIPDLQAQDGLDPSDVSKAVGRLKKEGVLLIVQGGCIESTGRPSPTVEAIRVLLQQVNEASRELKSFPEAHRQVIEDYAVKRGNAKEPFRVDDRVTRSFRLSPAGVAAAEHLAKEGVAEEVSQLTPELLKDGSWRNKRFRKYTISLRAPRIGTGKKHPYREFLDTVKTKLVSMGFQEMRGSLVETEFWNMDALFMPQFHPARDVHDVYFVKHPTHAAKIAEPFLSRVMQAHQDGGKTGSTGWKYAFNAERAKRLVLRSQGTAVSARTLASVPAVPGKYFSIARCFRYDQVDATHATDFFQVEGIVLGEDINFRTLLGLLNLFAREVAQAKEVKFLPAYFPFTEPSVEMHVRHSRLGWMELGGAGLFRAEVTLPLGVTVPVIAWGLGLDRMAMVALGIHDIRELFTDNLDLIRTTRGIF, encoded by the coding sequence GTGAATACTTCCGCACTCATCGACAGCCTGCATCCTCTTGAAATCAGAGTCATCATCGCGCTCGGGTCCCGTCCCGCCGACACGGTTCTGGAAACTGAATCGTTGGCCGCCGCCGCTGAATTAGAGCCGTCTCAGCTGAGCATGGCGATCGAGTGGTTGCTCGCAAAGTCCCTGCTCGTGGTCCACGCTGAAACCGTGACGCCGATCGTGTCCCTGACGAAGGTGGGCGAACAATATGTCAGTGGCGCGTCACCGATTGAGCGAGTCTTCTCGGCCGCGCGCGAGGTGACCAGTACAGGGAAGCGGCTGACCATTCCCGATCTCCAAGCGCAGGATGGATTAGATCCGTCCGATGTCAGCAAAGCGGTTGGACGGTTGAAAAAAGAAGGGGTGTTATTAATCGTCCAGGGCGGCTGTATTGAATCGACTGGCCGCCCCAGCCCTACGGTTGAGGCGATCCGTGTGTTACTGCAACAGGTGAACGAGGCCTCTCGTGAGCTGAAGAGTTTTCCCGAGGCGCACCGCCAGGTGATCGAAGATTATGCCGTCAAGCGTGGAAACGCCAAAGAACCATTCCGTGTGGATGATCGGGTCACTCGATCGTTCAGGCTCTCTCCTGCCGGAGTAGCAGCGGCGGAGCACCTCGCCAAGGAGGGGGTGGCGGAAGAAGTTTCGCAGTTGACGCCTGAGCTGTTGAAAGACGGCAGCTGGCGGAATAAGCGGTTCCGCAAATATACCATCAGTCTACGCGCCCCCCGCATCGGGACCGGGAAGAAGCATCCCTATCGTGAATTTCTCGATACCGTGAAGACGAAGCTCGTGAGCATGGGCTTTCAGGAAATGCGCGGCTCGTTGGTGGAAACGGAATTCTGGAACATGGACGCGCTCTTCATGCCGCAGTTCCATCCGGCCCGCGATGTTCACGACGTGTACTTTGTGAAGCATCCGACGCATGCCGCGAAGATCGCGGAGCCGTTTCTGTCGCGCGTGATGCAGGCTCATCAGGATGGCGGCAAGACCGGCTCCACCGGATGGAAGTATGCGTTCAATGCCGAACGGGCAAAGCGGCTTGTCTTGCGGAGTCAGGGGACCGCGGTCTCGGCAAGGACGCTGGCGTCGGTGCCGGCTGTGCCAGGGAAATATTTTTCGATTGCCCGCTGCTTTCGCTACGATCAAGTCGATGCCACGCATGCCACCGACTTTTTTCAGGTCGAAGGCATTGTGCTGGGCGAGGACATTAACTTCCGTACCCTGCTTGGCTTGCTGAATCTCTTTGCGCGTGAAGTGGCTCAGGCCAAGGAAGTGAAATTCCTGCCGGCCTATTTCCCCTTTACCGAACCGTCGGTCGAGATGCACGTGCGGCATTCGCGCTTGGGGTGGATGGAGCTGGGCGGAGCGGGGTTGTTTCGGGCTGAAGTCACCTTGCCGTTGGGCGTGACCGTGCCGGTTATTGCCTGGGGGCTGGGGCTGGATCGCATGGCGATGGTGGCGCTCGGCATTCACGATATTCGTGAATTATTCACTGACAATCTGGACTTGATCCGGACCACAAGAGGCATCTTCTAG
- a CDS encoding AAA family ATPase has product MTTRPPLDELFERRLTYPDVDAMDRLARLVGLDDHKSRLTKILGLLVNPHGLETWAKKHHHGATDLLNTVLRRPPLVVLAGDVGSGKSELAETIGDAVARQEKIEITLFPLSLSTRGQGRVGEMTQLLSAAFDYTVEEATKLKGTSNRSRGAILLLVDEADAIAQSREAAQMHHEDRAGVNAFIRGIDRIGNGRLPAAVIMCTNRLGALDPAVKRRAADILAFDRPNELQRHAVLDRPLKQLGFSQTSITAIVTATGVVKGRAHGFTFSDLTQRLLPAIVLDAYPDQAVVPQRALAIAESIMPTPPFQEKVIE; this is encoded by the coding sequence ATGACCACACGTCCTCCGCTCGATGAACTCTTTGAACGGCGCCTCACATACCCCGATGTTGACGCGATGGATCGTCTTGCCCGCCTTGTCGGCCTTGACGACCACAAATCCCGTCTCACGAAAATTCTCGGCCTTCTCGTCAATCCCCACGGACTGGAAACATGGGCCAAGAAGCACCACCACGGAGCAACGGACCTCCTGAATACAGTTTTACGACGGCCGCCCCTCGTTGTTCTTGCAGGTGATGTAGGATCCGGAAAATCAGAACTGGCCGAAACCATCGGCGATGCTGTGGCACGACAGGAAAAAATCGAGATTACTCTTTTCCCGCTTAGCCTCTCTACCCGCGGACAAGGACGGGTCGGGGAAATGACACAGCTCTTATCAGCCGCGTTCGATTACACAGTCGAAGAAGCCACCAAACTGAAAGGTACCTCTAACCGATCGCGAGGCGCTATTCTACTTCTCGTCGATGAGGCAGACGCCATCGCGCAATCAAGAGAAGCCGCCCAGATGCATCACGAAGACCGCGCTGGCGTGAATGCATTCATTCGCGGCATCGACCGTATCGGCAACGGTCGCCTTCCCGCCGCCGTCATCATGTGTACTAACAGACTCGGAGCGCTCGACCCTGCCGTGAAACGGCGAGCGGCAGACATTCTCGCCTTTGACCGCCCCAATGAGTTGCAACGTCATGCAGTCCTGGACCGGCCACTCAAGCAGCTTGGCTTTTCACAAACGAGCATAACCGCAATCGTGACTGCCACGGGTGTTGTTAAGGGGCGTGCTCACGGCTTCACCTTTTCAGATCTGACTCAGCGCCTTCTCCCTGCCATTGTATTGGATGCATACCCTGATCAAGCTGTCGTCCCTCAGCGCGCGCTAGCAATTGCAGAATCGATAATGCCAACACCTCCATTCCAAGAAAAGGTCATAGAATGA
- a CDS encoding single-stranded DNA-binding protein has translation MDTQLSSDPTNTWPLTDLNALSVTGTLVQEPDLLVGATGELVAVVVLAIEGKLQASASGTMIRHTYFVHAFAMSPVADWLATMRAGTRLRILGSLDYLYRADAPTVTERVVLSIRIEELALHA, from the coding sequence ATGGATACACAGCTGAGCTCTGACCCCACCAATACCTGGCCCCTCACCGATCTCAATGCGCTCTCAGTGACCGGTACGCTTGTCCAGGAGCCTGACTTACTGGTGGGAGCCACGGGCGAATTAGTAGCCGTGGTGGTGCTCGCGATTGAAGGCAAACTGCAAGCGAGCGCTTCCGGCACGATGATCCGGCACACCTACTTCGTCCACGCGTTTGCCATGAGCCCTGTCGCAGACTGGCTGGCCACGATGCGGGCCGGCACCCGCCTGCGGATCCTCGGGTCTCTGGACTATTTATACCGCGCCGACGCCCCGACGGTTACCGAACGGGTGGTCCTCTCGATTCGCATCGAGGAACTCGCGCTGCATGCCTGA
- the rsmB gene encoding 16S rRNA (cytosine(967)-C(5))-methyltransferase RsmB has translation MSSPPTSKPSLPPSARARALAVLLTQHKSGDPLDEVCTRLWDRQAMDSRDRAFAMELVYGVLRRQETLDWRLEPALKKPLPRLPLMVQMLLRMGMYQLAYMDRVPASAAVNESVNLAKANKAQLGRDWSGLVNAVLRSVTRLPERPFPELQPDPAGALSIRYAVPQWLCARWVEQMGVERAEAACQTVSTVPALTLRVNRQRVGRDAFLEQLVGAGIAARQTTVSPVGVILEEGRAVTTIPGFQDGLFYVEDEAAQLIPLILDPQPDEHILDVCAAPGGKTTHLAELMSNRGQIVAMDRHAARLQVLKENCQRLGATIIAPLVADARELGMVVSRQATDLQIPSPGVFDRILVDAPCSGMGVLRRHPDAKGQKDTEMFVRHHTLQREILERASSVLRPGGVLVYSTCSTEPEETEAVIARFCQDHSDCVRESIMPWLPASAFPFVTEQGALSTMGNALGMDGFYAVRLRKIQGSL, from the coding sequence ATGTCTTCTCCTCCCACCTCAAAACCATCTCTCCCCCCTTCTGCCAGGGCCCGCGCGCTGGCCGTCCTGTTGACTCAGCACAAATCAGGCGATCCACTCGATGAAGTGTGCACTCGTTTGTGGGATCGCCAGGCAATGGATAGCCGTGATCGGGCCTTTGCCATGGAATTAGTCTATGGAGTGTTGCGGCGTCAGGAGACGCTTGATTGGCGTTTGGAGCCGGCACTGAAGAAACCCTTGCCCCGGCTCCCGCTGATGGTGCAGATGCTACTGCGGATGGGGATGTATCAGTTGGCTTATATGGATCGTGTCCCGGCTTCTGCGGCGGTAAACGAATCCGTGAATCTGGCAAAGGCCAACAAGGCCCAGCTCGGGCGAGATTGGAGCGGGTTGGTCAATGCTGTGTTACGGAGTGTGACGCGTCTGCCGGAACGTCCGTTCCCAGAGCTCCAACCGGATCCGGCCGGAGCGCTCTCGATCCGTTATGCGGTGCCGCAGTGGCTCTGTGCCCGCTGGGTCGAACAGATGGGAGTTGAGCGGGCGGAGGCCGCTTGTCAAACAGTGAGCACCGTTCCGGCCTTGACGCTGCGCGTCAATCGTCAGCGAGTGGGCCGTGACGCATTTCTTGAACAGCTCGTCGGCGCGGGGATTGCCGCCCGACAGACAACCGTCAGCCCCGTTGGGGTGATTCTCGAAGAAGGGCGGGCCGTCACGACGATCCCGGGATTTCAAGACGGATTGTTCTATGTCGAAGACGAAGCGGCGCAACTTATTCCACTCATACTGGATCCACAGCCTGACGAACACATTCTCGATGTCTGTGCGGCCCCTGGAGGAAAGACCACTCACCTGGCCGAGCTGATGTCCAATCGTGGTCAGATCGTGGCCATGGATCGTCATGCCGCGCGACTACAGGTCTTGAAGGAGAACTGCCAGCGGCTTGGTGCGACGATTATTGCCCCACTTGTGGCAGATGCGAGAGAGTTGGGGATGGTGGTCTCTCGCCAGGCAACAGATCTACAAATTCCGTCGCCGGGTGTATTTGATCGTATCCTGGTTGATGCGCCGTGTAGCGGCATGGGGGTATTGCGGCGCCACCCTGATGCGAAGGGTCAAAAAGATACCGAGATGTTTGTCCGTCATCACACTTTACAGAGAGAGATCCTCGAACGGGCTTCCTCTGTCTTGCGGCCCGGCGGGGTGCTGGTCTATAGTACCTGCTCGACGGAACCGGAAGAGACTGAAGCCGTCATCGCCCGGTTTTGTCAGGACCATTCAGATTGTGTTCGCGAGTCCATCATGCCGTGGCTTCCCGCTTCCGCTTTTCCCTTTGTTACGGAGCAGGGTGCGCTGTCCACGATGGGAAATGCTCTCGGTATGGACGGGTTCTATGCCGTCCGGCTGAGAAAGATACAAGGTTCTCTATGA
- a CDS encoding recombinase family protein — protein MRIAFYGRYSSDNQREASIDDQHRVVQRWAERYGHAIIGEFSDAAVSGASAKTREGLQAALDAAHSIPPAFEALVVDQLSRLSRDVGDTDTIIKRLKFAGVRVIAVSDGIDTGEETTKISVTVKSLVNELYLDDLRKTTKRGLDGQFLKGLSTGGRTYGYRSEPVFDESGKTDPRGQPIPVGYRLAIEPNEATTVRDIFSRFRDGEGEKAIAKKLNARTTGKVWRPNTIYLMLQNCKYQGLFYFNRREWRKHPETGRRVCRLRPREQWEQREIEELRIIDQELWDAVQMRLASREKLFTHARQRTTHLLSGLLVCDQCSGRLGIAAKDYYACRNHVVLGTCENDLRIHRETIEEIIVREFAAHLPQYIELLRDAASQIMSNQSEDDRDTRAQMDALRKEAETIMGAIGQGRLQGRALDEALATYQRLWSRADTLESEQGRKKKQEQIEVTKYDPEAIKAFVNDLPAALRTDVRIGREFLNETLKSVRVAKIGNGRPNCPVCNKSFPKLTVQHLRKHRLTFQEAYRRYPEVGFTKRARLSIQPNPEGIAKTGKEYGFVVAGRGFEPLTFGL, from the coding sequence ATGAGAATTGCATTTTACGGTCGGTATAGTTCCGACAACCAGCGAGAGGCATCGATCGACGATCAGCATCGTGTTGTTCAACGCTGGGCGGAACGGTATGGACATGCAATTATCGGGGAATTTTCTGACGCCGCTGTCTCCGGTGCGAGTGCAAAAACGCGAGAAGGTTTGCAAGCCGCACTGGACGCTGCGCACTCAATCCCCCCGGCCTTTGAGGCGCTCGTGGTTGATCAGCTTTCCCGGCTGTCGCGGGATGTGGGCGACACCGACACCATTATCAAGCGGCTGAAATTTGCCGGTGTCCGAGTCATTGCGGTTTCAGACGGGATCGATACCGGTGAGGAGACGACAAAGATCAGCGTGACCGTGAAAAGCTTGGTCAATGAGCTGTACTTGGACGATTTACGCAAGACGACCAAGCGCGGACTTGATGGGCAGTTCTTGAAAGGTCTTTCCACAGGTGGGCGGACGTATGGGTATCGCTCTGAACCCGTGTTTGACGAATCAGGGAAAACGGATCCGCGTGGACAGCCAATTCCTGTCGGATATCGCCTGGCCATTGAGCCGAATGAAGCAACAACAGTCCGAGACATCTTTTCACGCTTTCGAGATGGAGAAGGTGAAAAAGCTATCGCGAAGAAGTTAAATGCTCGAACAACAGGCAAAGTGTGGCGGCCGAATACCATCTATTTGATGTTACAGAACTGCAAGTATCAAGGTCTGTTCTATTTCAACCGACGGGAATGGCGTAAGCACCCAGAAACCGGCCGTCGTGTTTGTCGTCTACGCCCTCGCGAGCAATGGGAGCAGCGAGAGATTGAAGAGCTTCGAATTATCGACCAAGAACTCTGGGATGCCGTGCAGATGCGATTGGCGTCACGGGAGAAGCTGTTCACACATGCTCGGCAGCGGACGACCCACTTGCTCTCAGGCTTGCTTGTTTGTGATCAGTGTAGTGGCCGACTCGGCATCGCCGCAAAGGACTACTATGCCTGTCGCAACCATGTGGTGCTAGGCACCTGTGAGAATGATCTCAGGATTCATCGAGAGACGATCGAAGAGATCATTGTCCGTGAATTTGCAGCACATTTACCACAGTACATCGAATTGCTTCGGGATGCCGCAAGTCAAATCATGTCCAATCAGTCTGAGGATGATCGAGATACCCGTGCTCAAATGGATGCCTTGCGAAAGGAAGCAGAGACCATCATGGGGGCCATTGGACAAGGCCGCCTCCAGGGCAGAGCACTTGACGAAGCGTTGGCCACGTACCAGCGTCTCTGGAGCCGTGCAGACACGTTGGAAAGTGAGCAGGGGCGGAAGAAGAAACAAGAACAAATCGAAGTGACGAAGTATGATCCCGAAGCGATTAAGGCCTTTGTAAACGATCTTCCCGCGGCGCTACGGACGGACGTGAGAATAGGGCGTGAATTTCTGAACGAGACCCTCAAGAGCGTTCGGGTTGCCAAGATCGGAAACGGGCGGCCTAATTGCCCTGTCTGCAACAAGTCCTTTCCGAAACTGACCGTTCAGCATCTCCGCAAACATCGGCTCACTTTCCAGGAGGCCTACCGTCGCTACCCTGAGGTTGGTTTTACAAAGCGGGCTCGGTTAAGCATTCAACCGAATCCAGAAGGAATTGCGAAGACTGGGAAGGAGTACGGTTTCGTGGTTGCGGGGAGAGGATTTGAACCTCTGACCTTTGGGTTATGA
- a CDS encoding helix-turn-helix domain-containing protein produces MTTTYHEGAAMGTIGSRIKYLREKRDWTQDRLAQEAGVSKSFISEVENDRRNPSSEKLLEIADVLGASLDFIMKGEGQNSDGPPTPVTIPRELAEAAEEMHWPYRNVVAVLDAWNSLIARRNPEGKPQMTRKSWIDFYNKVRAHLD; encoded by the coding sequence ATGACAACCACATATCACGAAGGTGCGGCGATGGGGACAATCGGTTCGAGAATTAAGTATCTCCGGGAGAAGCGGGATTGGACGCAAGATCGCTTGGCTCAGGAAGCAGGTGTCAGCAAGAGTTTCATTAGCGAGGTGGAGAACGATCGACGTAACCCGAGTTCAGAAAAGCTGCTTGAGATTGCCGATGTCCTCGGAGCTTCTCTTGATTTCATCATGAAGGGCGAGGGACAGAATTCTGACGGCCCTCCGACACCCGTCACGATTCCCAGAGAACTGGCCGAGGCAGCTGAAGAAATGCATTGGCCCTATCGCAACGTAGTGGCTGTTCTCGATGCATGGAACTCGCTCATAGCCAGACGAAATCCAGAGGGGAAGCCGCAGATGACACGAAAGAGCTGGATCGATTTCTATAACAAGGTACGAGCACATCTCGACTAA
- a CDS encoding CBASS oligonucleotide cyclase: protein MAREHVNHSDLVRFAQEKVNLPKDRADAYRTQARGLRDKLENYLNEHPDFTLKKMMLSGSLAKGTALRSLNDIDVACYISGADAPNDVAALLQYLAERLRKAYPNFSPDQVKAQTYSVTVSFRGTGLDVDVVPILYTGDPQWRGNLVSQDDGSFLETSIPLHLDFTRKRKDAQETHFAQTVRLIKFWAQKMKRENQDFRLKSFMIEMILAHLSDKGLKFSDYPEALQHFFTYVAKTNLHERIVFEDYYKSSQVGSFKEPVQIIDPVNAKNNVSRLYTTTQVTAIVDAALDAGDAVEAALRAPTKQETVYYWQKVFGATFQI, encoded by the coding sequence ATGGCAAGAGAGCACGTTAATCATAGCGATCTCGTACGATTCGCACAGGAGAAGGTAAATCTTCCCAAAGACAGGGCCGATGCATATCGCACTCAGGCACGCGGCTTACGAGACAAGCTCGAAAACTACCTGAACGAGCATCCCGACTTCACACTCAAAAAGATGATGCTGTCCGGAAGCCTTGCCAAGGGCACGGCGTTGCGTTCCCTAAACGACATCGATGTTGCCTGCTACATCAGCGGCGCAGATGCGCCTAACGATGTCGCAGCCTTGCTTCAGTATCTCGCCGAACGTCTACGTAAGGCGTATCCGAATTTTTCTCCGGACCAAGTGAAAGCCCAAACATACAGTGTCACGGTATCCTTTCGGGGAACAGGGCTAGACGTTGATGTCGTGCCGATTCTCTATACTGGAGACCCCCAATGGCGTGGCAATCTTGTCAGCCAGGATGATGGCTCTTTCCTTGAGACCAGCATCCCGCTCCACCTTGATTTCACCCGCAAGCGCAAAGACGCACAGGAAACTCACTTTGCACAGACTGTGCGGCTGATTAAATTTTGGGCACAGAAGATGAAACGTGAGAACCAAGACTTCAGGCTTAAGTCCTTTATGATCGAAATGATTCTGGCCCATCTTTCCGACAAAGGTCTCAAGTTTTCCGATTACCCGGAAGCGCTGCAACACTTCTTCACTTATGTCGCGAAGACCAATCTCCATGAGCGCATCGTGTTTGAGGACTACTACAAATCCTCGCAGGTGGGTTCATTCAAGGAGCCTGTACAGATAATCGATCCGGTCAATGCCAAGAACAATGTCAGCCGGCTCTACACCACTACACAGGTCACTGCAATCGTAGATGCGGCCCTGGATGCGGGCGATGCTGTTGAGGCAGCTCTGAGGGCCCCCACCAAACAAGAAACCGTCTACTACTGGCAGAAAGTCTTTGGCGCAACATTTCAGATATAA
- a CDS encoding nucleotidyltransferase domain-containing protein has translation MAAEEFLSNLARKWEPTELQKQEVAASQRHLRELLHESRLPVLDSYLSGSYSRDTALRPIDDVDIVFIVEPSHWSQWPSLWRPEPYEVLDSFARAIRHRYTLSSVYGQRRSVNLRLSDLDIDVVPALSANEHSSAIYVPDRQARTWILSNPKEHARQATQVNRSRDGQLKPLVKLLKLWNRQLPSTAQVKSFLLETMALRIFRRYGIPSLEEGLVRFWDHMAYAAGEDTVLQWESVGIGLSGWSTSVPDVAETGGDVAGGLDSECRQKFVQRAISSRDKALASLRARNNSYAVDHWKRAFHLL, from the coding sequence ATGGCAGCAGAAGAATTCTTGTCGAATCTTGCCAGAAAGTGGGAGCCTACAGAGTTGCAAAAGCAAGAGGTGGCTGCTAGCCAGCGTCACCTTCGAGAACTCCTCCACGAGTCGAGACTCCCCGTACTGGATTCGTATCTCTCTGGATCATATTCCCGAGACACCGCACTGCGCCCTATCGACGATGTTGATATTGTGTTTATCGTAGAGCCCTCTCACTGGAGTCAGTGGCCGTCATTGTGGCGTCCTGAACCATATGAAGTACTCGACAGCTTTGCGAGGGCCATTCGTCATCGGTATACACTGTCGTCAGTGTATGGGCAGCGGCGGTCTGTAAACCTTCGTCTTTCAGATCTTGACATAGATGTGGTTCCTGCGTTGAGTGCAAACGAACACTCATCAGCGATCTATGTCCCGGACCGTCAAGCAAGGACATGGATTTTAAGCAATCCCAAAGAACATGCGCGACAAGCGACACAAGTAAATCGATCTCGAGATGGACAGCTAAAACCTTTAGTCAAACTGCTTAAGCTTTGGAATCGTCAATTGCCGTCGACGGCGCAGGTAAAGTCGTTTCTATTGGAAACTATGGCCCTTCGTATTTTTAGGCGGTATGGGATTCCGTCGCTTGAAGAGGGCCTTGTGAGGTTTTGGGACCATATGGCCTATGCCGCAGGCGAGGATACGGTACTCCAGTGGGAGTCGGTAGGAATCGGCCTATCTGGGTGGTCAACATCTGTGCCTGATGTAGCGGAAACGGGAGGTGATGTTGCTGGAGGCCTTGATTCGGAGTGTCGTCAAAAGTTTGTACAACGAGCGATCAGCTCACGAGACAAAGCACTAGCGAGCCTACGGGCTAGAAACAACTCGTATGCTGTAGATCACTGGAAGCGTGCGTTTCATCTTCTTTGA
- the fmt gene encoding methionyl-tRNA formyltransferase — protein sequence MRIVFMGTPEFAVPSLEALLKSDDHVVGIVTQPDRPKGRGNVLTPPPIKLVAQREGIPFLQPTKIRVPEFLAALAAWKPDLIAVTAYGRILHSPILTLPPMGCVNVHGSLLPKYRGAAPVQWAVINGEAETGITTMMMDEGMDTGAMLLQESLTIFPQDTAGSLAPRLAALGGRLLVETIARLKAGTITPHVQNHALATLAPPLKKEDGVIDWTASASSIANRVRGLSPWPGAYSYLGRERWMVWSATQSPGKPDVVPGTIIEVTKQSILVATGDGVLALEEIQPSNSKRLTVAQYLAGHRVSVGQHFDAEPPLSELPA from the coding sequence ATGCGTATTGTGTTCATGGGCACGCCGGAATTTGCCGTCCCCTCACTGGAGGCGCTGCTGAAATCTGACGACCACGTTGTGGGCATCGTCACTCAACCGGATCGGCCTAAAGGTCGCGGCAACGTTTTGACGCCACCTCCGATCAAGCTTGTGGCCCAGCGGGAGGGCATCCCCTTCCTCCAGCCCACCAAAATCAGAGTGCCTGAGTTTCTCGCGGCCCTCGCAGCGTGGAAGCCAGATTTGATCGCGGTAACGGCCTATGGACGAATCCTCCATAGCCCGATTCTCACGCTTCCACCGATGGGCTGCGTGAATGTGCATGGTTCGCTGCTGCCGAAGTATCGTGGAGCGGCACCAGTCCAATGGGCAGTGATCAACGGAGAGGCTGAGACTGGCATCACGACCATGATGATGGATGAGGGGATGGATACGGGCGCCATGCTCCTGCAGGAATCGCTGACGATCTTTCCTCAAGACACCGCCGGATCGCTGGCGCCACGTCTGGCCGCACTTGGAGGAAGGTTGTTGGTCGAGACCATCGCGCGACTCAAGGCGGGAACGATCACCCCACATGTTCAGAATCATGCGTTAGCCACTCTGGCCCCGCCCTTGAAGAAAGAAGATGGAGTGATTGACTGGACAGCGAGTGCGAGTAGCATTGCCAATCGCGTCCGTGGTCTTTCTCCCTGGCCCGGTGCCTATAGCTATCTCGGCCGTGAGCGATGGATGGTGTGGAGCGCAACTCAGAGCCCGGGCAAGCCGGATGTCGTGCCTGGCACCATCATCGAGGTGACGAAGCAGTCTATCCTGGTTGCGACGGGAGACGGGGTGTTGGCGCTGGAAGAGATTCAACCGTCCAATAGTAAGCGGCTTACTGTGGCGCAGTATCTGGCGGGGCACCGCGTGAGTGTAGGTCAGCATTTCGATGCAGAGCCGCCGTTGTCAGAATTGCCGGCGTGA
- the rpe gene encoding ribulose-phosphate 3-epimerase yields MSSSVLISPSILAADFVRLADEIAAVEQAGADLLHIDVMDGHFVPNLTIGPPVIESIKKVTKLPLDVHLMITNADTFIPEFVAAGANYITVHVEACPHLHRTIQSIKERGVKAGVTLNPATPVSVLQEILADVDLVLVMSVNPGFGGQKFIPSVLKKIVAIREMLDRLQSRALLEVDGGVKPDNAAQIIAAGATVLVAGSAIFASRDYAGTIAALRTAGQPAASTTTSRAASLR; encoded by the coding sequence ATGAGCAGTTCGGTATTAATTTCCCCCTCGATCCTCGCCGCCGATTTTGTGCGTCTGGCTGATGAAATTGCGGCTGTGGAACAAGCCGGAGCGGATCTGCTTCACATCGATGTGATGGACGGGCATTTCGTGCCGAACCTCACCATTGGCCCTCCGGTCATCGAGTCGATCAAGAAGGTCACTAAGCTGCCGCTCGATGTGCACCTGATGATCACCAATGCCGATACGTTTATTCCTGAATTTGTGGCTGCCGGGGCTAACTACATCACGGTGCATGTCGAAGCCTGTCCCCATCTCCATCGGACGATTCAATCGATCAAGGAGCGCGGCGTCAAGGCGGGCGTGACGCTCAATCCTGCGACGCCGGTCAGTGTATTGCAGGAGATTTTAGCCGACGTCGATCTGGTCTTAGTCATGTCGGTGAATCCAGGATTCGGCGGGCAGAAGTTTATTCCGTCTGTCTTGAAAAAGATCGTCGCGATTCGGGAGATGTTGGATCGTCTCCAAAGCCGGGCGTTACTCGAAGTCGACGGCGGGGTGAAACCCGACAATGCCGCGCAGATCATTGCGGCGGGAGCCACTGTTCTGGTCGCAGGCTCGGCGATTTTTGCGAGCCGGGACTATGCCGGCACCATTGCGGCGCTGCGGACCGCGGGGCAGCCGGCCGCCTCAACCACCACCTCTCGCGCCGCTTCCCTTCGATAG